Proteins from a single region of Nitrospirota bacterium:
- a CDS encoding ABC transporter permease, producing MVRASIENIGAGVFFAADACAAAVHHPADLIRPTARAITRMLVRVLPILILLTFIVTFVLVLGGYTFFARLGAQPYFGLLIAILVFRFQGPFMVGLLFNATWTTLNTAEIATQKINEEVDALTVMGVDPLHELAAPRVLAAVLLGPLFTAVTMAAGYLAAVLATLAAGLGTWVVNQWILNVISSQDIIFSILFGTLMCFLEIIVSCFKALSASPGPDGVRRAVTQNVVANLYMAYVVSLVMTVVLQATVWRIPA from the coding sequence ATGGTTAGGGCCTCAATCGAGAATATCGGCGCGGGGGTCTTCTTTGCCGCCGATGCCTGCGCCGCCGCCGTGCACCATCCGGCGGATCTGATCCGCCCGACCGCCCGCGCCATTACCCGGATGCTCGTCCGGGTCCTCCCCATCCTCATTCTCCTCACGTTCATCGTCACGTTCGTGCTCGTCCTGGGTGGCTACACCTTCTTCGCGCGACTCGGCGCCCAGCCGTATTTCGGCCTGCTGATCGCGATCCTCGTTTTCAGATTTCAGGGACCGTTCATGGTGGGCCTGCTCTTCAACGCAACATGGACCACGCTCAATACCGCGGAGATCGCCACGCAGAAAATCAACGAGGAAGTGGACGCCCTCACGGTGATGGGGGTGGACCCGCTGCACGAACTCGCCGCGCCCCGCGTGTTGGCCGCCGTTCTCCTCGGTCCACTCTTCACCGCCGTCACGATGGCGGCGGGCTACCTCGCGGCCGTTCTCGCCACCCTCGCCGCGGGCCTCGGAACGTGGGTCGTCAATCAGTGGATTCTGAACGTGATTTCCAGCCAGGATATTATCTTCTCCATCCTGTTTGGAACGCTGATGTGTTTTCTCGAAATCATCGTCTCGTGCTTCAAGGCCCTCTCCGCGTCGCCGGGTCCTGATGGCGTGCGACGGGCCGTGACGCAAAATGTGGTGGCCAACCTGTACATGGCGTACGTCGTTTCCCTCGTGATGACCGTCGTCCTCCAGGCCACCGTCTGGCGGATTCCGGCTTAG
- a CDS encoding ABC transporter permease, translated as MNGKSIAEPSDFSALRSTPRSLVHFPEEIGRIALYSGTLLKHVFTPPFYVRETIRQMHYIGVMGLWPLILMASGFGVSMIIIGIAGAQALGIAKYVGGLTLSILMGDGSIVLTGSILAGRAGCAIAAQIGTMRASEEVDALEVMGIHPVKYLGVPCFVAFFVMSVLYTYIGVAIVIGLGLFLTVTVKGLTTAGDFMDGLTLMIKPGDFYLVGIKAMIIGFALGVATVYCGFTSKPGAEGVGEASNKSINYSYLIGLIILFLFDLFVYG; from the coding sequence GTGAACGGAAAGAGTATCGCAGAGCCGTCAGATTTCTCTGCCCTTCGCTCGACCCCTCGATCCCTTGTCCACTTCCCAGAGGAGATCGGGCGGATCGCCCTTTACTCCGGAACGCTTCTCAAGCACGTTTTCACGCCGCCGTTCTACGTCCGAGAAACCATCCGGCAGATGCACTACATCGGGGTGATGGGGCTGTGGCCCTTGATCCTCATGGCCAGCGGGTTCGGTGTCTCGATGATCATCATCGGCATCGCCGGAGCGCAGGCCCTCGGCATCGCGAAATACGTGGGCGGATTGACGCTCTCCATTCTGATGGGGGACGGATCCATCGTGCTCACGGGCAGCATTCTTGCGGGACGCGCCGGATGCGCCATTGCCGCCCAGATCGGCACGATGCGCGCGAGCGAGGAGGTCGATGCCCTCGAAGTCATGGGCATCCACCCCGTGAAGTATCTGGGCGTGCCGTGCTTCGTCGCCTTCTTCGTCATGAGCGTCCTCTACACGTACATCGGCGTGGCCATCGTGATCGGACTCGGACTGTTTCTCACCGTCACCGTGAAGGGACTGACCACGGCGGGAGATTTTATGGACGGCCTGACGCTCATGATCAAGCCCGGCGATTTCTACCTCGTGGGCATCAAGGCCATGATCATCGGCTTTGCTCTCGGGGTGGCCACGGTCTACTGCGGCTTCACGAGCAAGCCCGGCGCGGAGGGCGTCGGCGAGGCGTCCAACAAGAGCATCAACTACAGTTACCTCATCGGCCTGATCATTCTGTTCCTGTTCGATCTCTTCGTTTATGGTTAG